Below is a genomic region from Astatotilapia calliptera chromosome 13, fAstCal1.2, whole genome shotgun sequence.
TAGCCAAAACATCCATCTTCTGCCACTTGTCTGGGAGCAAGTCAATTAAACAactccctctttttcttctcttaaaataaataaattaagatTCCCGTCACCATGACTGCTCCAGTCATGGCTCCCAAAGTAATGCCATCCAGCTTATGTCTAAGATtttagagcaggtcacctaccaATCGGAAGGTTGGTACACTGCAGACCAAAtatccttgagcaagatactaACATGTGTGATAACATTAGACAAaaagcaatgaaaatgtatgcaCTCCCTTCAAATGACATAAGTGCTTCCATGAGGCAGTAAGAGCTGCTTAGGTTCCCATTTTCTGTAATACTGTGGTCAATGTTATCAAATGATGCACTGAATTCACACCTCAGTACCACATTTCATTAAGTTTTAAGGAGCTTTAGAATCTCACTCACATCTTCAATGAAGTTGCCAATCTCCTCGGGGTTGGCAGGCCGTGGCCGGTACTGAGGAGCAGGCATGAAGTTTGGCACCACTTCATTCCTTAACACATCGGGCCGGTTGTCCAGGCCACGGTGGAGAACACTCAGGTCATAATCCTGAAAGAAGGCGATTTAATGATGCATTATTACATGGAATATTTTTGCTGTACTTCTGCAATCCACTCTCTTCATCCACTTAGCCCATTGTCTACTCAAACTTTTCTATCAGTAAAAAGCCTGGGTCAAATCACTGAAATGGAACAAATTTGATCagcctttttaaacatttcatctcaaaaagaaaatctcaggTTTTCTGTTCCTGagacttgtgtgtgtgcagctttgatTAATGTGTAATCAGAATGAGTGTCCATTTACCTGATCATCCTCGCCACCTCCTTCTTCATCGTAGTAATAGACGTTGTCTCTGACACCATCATCCAGCAGGAGtggctcctttttctcccttttcctctgttttgtaAACAGCAGCACTAGCAGCAACAGCGCTGAACACAGAGCACAACGTTTAGCACACAGTAACCAACCAAATCCTACTTAGCTGGGAAAGGAAAGAGATGCACCGTCCTGAGACTACAGATGTGTGACTCACCGAGCAGCAGGATGGCTCCAAGTATTCCAAGGATAAGGGGCAGGTTGCTGGCAGCTGCACCATAGCGTCCTGGACCTGAGCATGCAGTGAAGTCTGTGCCCCTGCAGTCACACACTTTAGCTGTGATGATGTTGTCCTGCCCCAAGCCATGTTTGTCTGCCACTGTCAGTATAACACTGTACTCTCCACTGGGCAGCTCAGCGGCTAAATTCAAGATGATGCCCGTTTCTGAAATAAGACAGCAGATATTTTACTTAATAATTCTGTGTTGATGGATTTGCTTTGTCTCACTTTCACCTAGCTTTACCACCTCTTCAAAGCCACGTTGCACCAATTACTCTAATCTCAATGTTCAGTGGTGAACACTGAATCATGTCCGACCTAAACAATCCTGACATTTGCAAATCACATGTTAGCaggaaaaatacatattttggtTTCTGaaccaaaatatttaaaagtctGGCCATCTTATCAGTTTGTACTTGTCACATGTTAGCAGTGTACATACTGGTGTCGTTCATCCTAGCGGTCCAGTTGGTCTTTGACATGCCCTGTAAAGACACCGAGTAGGGAGGTCCAAATTCTGGTCCGTCTTTATCTGTTACTGACAGCAGCTGAGGAGCTGGATCCTTGTTGCACACCTGAGGAAACAAAGTCACAGTGAAGCTTTCCTTCATGCTGATGACCATCCTGTAGTTGGAAATCTTACAAACACACCCATCCTGCACCACAATTAGACAAGTTCAACACAAAACGATTCTTGAGCTATTGGAAATAAGACACACCTTGATTTCACGCTCTTCAATAAATGGAGCATTGTCATTGACATCTTCCAGCTGAATGATCAGAGTACCAGTTCCTGTAGCCGGGACAGCATCTGGTAACAGAACAAACATCAGGAGAACATTTATTACAACGATATTTCACTTTATTGAAGAAACCCAAGTTCATAGTAATGCACACAGACTTTCCTCTAGACCTCTGATCCTCATAACTGGCACTTAgccattagttttagttttagccCTCAAATCTTTGTTTTAAAAGCTAAGATCAAATTAATTACTGAATtactaattattacatttttcaaattaaGGGTTGCAATGTTATTAGTTGGGAATGTCCCAGGAAAGGCCGTTTGTGCtggaatttgaaaaaaagattCCATCATTCAGTGATCAGTCTGTGCAACATAGGATTTCTTGTCCTGCAACTTTATCGGGACATTATACAGGCTAGTCCAACTTATCCAATTTAACAAGTGTTCCTCCATAACTTTTCAGAAATGGGAATTTTATTAAAAGTTATAAATTGTAATAGTCTTAACTGCCACCTACCATTATCATAGGCACCAATGGTTGCAGTGTATCTGTTGTTTGTGACAAAGATACCCTCTCTGTCCATGGACGCTCTCACTTTAATAAGACCTGTGTCCTTGTCCACATTCAGCCAGCCTGCTGGGTCAGTCAATATTTTGTACCTGTACAAGACAGTCACAGAAAAGATGGTAATACTGTGCAGGCAGGATGATTAGAATTAGCATGTTCCACAATGtgatacagtggaaccccgacttacgaaattaattcgtTCCCGAGGGTCTTTTGAAAGTCGAaagtcgaagcacccatcgCGCGTTTTGACTGAGGCGATGCTGAACaataggctataggctaattgctaaccagaacaacaatacgtcgttcaagtggaacagcgaagcgcaagtatggaagccaaggggttgtcacatgaATCGGAAGGCATTGTGTgtgggctcagccaatcagagccaatGGATTTTGTTACTCAGGCATTTTGCCATAACACGGGCAAAAATATTGCCGTtcagtgccttcgtaacttgaatttttcgtgAAACGGGGTATTGGTAAGTcgggggttccactgtatttgaTTTTGAACATCCTCCGCTTTCTCCTCAGGCTAAATACACGGTGCAAGAATTAAACACATTAACTGTTACAGGGTTCtcacatcatttaaaaatactggTGGCCACTAGGTACCATCCatcagcctcctagtagatgcAGCTATGGTAGGAATTTGAATGTCCTAAGTTGCCTCATTCTTGGGTTATCGGATTCACAAACTTTGGTGTCCACAGCGCCTGTCCAGCAGGGTGGTGACAATACCCAATGAGCTTTTTACAACTAAGGagttaaaaaaagctttaagaCCTTAATGatacaaattaattaattaactgtATTTGGGTCTTTTATAAGCCTAATATTCTATTATGGTATACAGCTATTCAGTGTTTTATCGCTATAGACAGTATTCTGTAATTATATCTGCCACACATGAGGACAGTGAATCAATTTTGACCATCAAACAGAACAAGGAATCTAAAACATTTATCTAAGACATTTATCTATAAGGAAATTTAATATTTGCAGCACTTATGAGGTCAGTGATACATTCTCTTTAGCAGTAGAAAGTCTCTCCCCCACCCCCCGACTTACGAGACTGTCTGCTTGCGTGCAGTGTCTGGGTCTGAAGCAGTGTACTGCACCACAGCTTCATCCACAGCAAGGTCCTCTGGTTTTACCACAAGAATCTCCTTTGGATCAAATATTGGAGCTTCATTCACATCTCTCACATTCACCACCACTGTGGCGGTAGAAGTGACCACAGAAACACCAGGAGCAAAAGGAATCTCATTCTCCACTGAAACCAACAGAGTGTGCTTGCTGGCCCTCTCGAAGTCCAGTTCCTGGTTGgaaggaagagaggagaaagaaaaacacacacacacaaaataattacTTTGATTCCATCACATCTTAAATGAATAGTGTTTAATGTCATTACACTTTATGGGTGTTTATTAAAACTGAAGAATGTACACATAtatcactcactcacacacacacacacttgtgagGATAcatgaaatcacaaaaatgctGCCATCAAATGACACAATTATCTTCCAATATTATGAATGAATTCCTGATTTTCTTCCTACCTTTGCAGTAGAAAGGATTCCTTCATGTTTGTTAGTTCctgtttttacagtgaaaagtcCATCAGGATCACCACTGACGATCTTGAACTTGGCGTTCCAGGCTGGAGTTTGTGGTTCATCCTCATCTGTTACCATCATCCTAACCACCACAAcatcctttttgttttcatcaacTGTTGCAGTATACTGTGAGAAAATAAAGGATGAGTCAGAAATCACAGCAGTGAAAACAGATCTAAAGCCTCCTAACTAGGAACGGCGAATAATGGCCTCATTTTGTAGTCTGTGTCATTATATTAGGTTCATTACTTAATGCAAGTCTACAACTGTGGAGTCCATAAATTTAATTCGCTATGCATGTggtaaaatattgtttttaactgCATTTGTACATTTCCCATGTGCTGTCAAAGACTGGGTTTTTGCTGTGTCAGAATGTGTGAGTGCAACATTAATAATGCAGTTAGATACAGGATGAATGTTCTGCTTTAACAGTGTGAAAAAGcagcagttaaacaggaagtttCCAGTTACTTCATACTTACTGAGCTCTGAGTGAAGACTGGAGCGTTGTCATTGCTGTCCGTCACCGTGAGGATGACTTTGGTTTGTCCAGTTAACCCTTCTCCTGCCATATCTGCTGCTTGCACTGTCAGAGTGTACTGTGGATATTTCTGGTAAGATACAGACATCAGCTCATCAACAGGAAGGAAGAAACACTGACATCGGTTTACAGACTGTAACAAAGCCTTCAGACGGACTAAAGCTCTTCATCTATGAAGGCCGATTCTGCTGAAAAGCTGAAGCTAAACTCATTTAATATTTTGCTTATGACAAACATGATGTTTGACCAAGGCTCTCAACAGGAGAGCCTTGGTCAAACTGTTAGAATAAAGTATTTCTTGACCATTTGGCACGAGGCTGTTTGTTGAAACTGACTTCACAGAGCAACAAAGAGGTTTATGATGCTGCACCAGAAACAGCTCTGATCTCCTGTAGTCTGGACAAACTATTTATACTTGGCGAATAGTTTGTCAGACTAGTCTGTGTCTTCCATGCAGAGGTAtgacacaaaccagaaatgtAGACAGAAACTAACTATACTTTAGAGGCTGTGTCTAGTTttactgtcaaaaaaaaaaaaaccccaccatgTTTTTTTGCAGCACCCTCTTTGTGACTGATTTCTAGCAGTGACAGGCAGACTACTGATCCTGAttcattacaaaatgttttttcagcCCTTAGGTGTAAAAggacacttgtgtttgaaatgtgtttaacaGGTCTTACCTCTCTGTCCAGTCCTCTACCAGTGATTCTGATGCTTCCAGTAATTGGGTTGATTTCAAACATGTTGTCAGTGGGCAGCGGTGGGTCCTGGTTCAGAATACGATAGCGGAGCTCTGAGTTGTCAGTATTTGGCTCATCGTTGTCTTTGGCCTCAACCTTAACCACCTCCGTCCCTGGAGTggaggaaataaaaaagaagttcCTGAAGGTCTTCACACTGCTTCATTTACAAGATTTACTAAATAAAATTGACTTAATGCAAACGTCTGCTAATTTCCTTCTAACCCAAATCCTTCTCTGGTGCTTTAGGTGTCATTctgattttctttaaatctcTGGGTATCTTGAAATTCATTAAATATAGTGGATAAGTATTAGAAACACgaacaaaagcaaagaaaactaCCCAAGTCCAGAGGCAATAAGGTTTCTATACATACCGATGGCCGTGGCCTCAGCAACATCGGCGTTGTACTCCACCGTAAAATAAGGTTTGTTGTCGTTCTGGTCGATCACAATGACTATAATCTCCATGGGATCCTCAGCTTGTCCTGCTCCGTCGACCATAGCATGTGCTTCAAACTACACAGGCAGAAGATTTTaagtttatacacacacacacacacacacgatcaaAATGCAATCATCAAGTACACACATGGAAAAACATTTGGACAGAGTGAGGATGATTACCGTGTAACTGGGTATTTCCTCTCTGTCGAGTGGTTGTGTTACATACAGATTGCCCGTTTCTCTGTCCATTGTGAAACGATCAACAGGAGGCAGATCAGCTCCAGGACCAGTGATGCTGTAaaagagcttcttttttttatcgtCACTAGAGCGgatctggaaaaacaaacaaaaacaaatgaaaaacacaacaggacTAATTAAGATCACTCTCACCatctaaagtaactgttaaataGTAAAGAGGCTGTGCATTAGACTCAAATTCAAGAGATTTCTGGTTATTTTGATATATAGAGCAGAAGGACTCCTTGTGATCTCAAATCAAAAAGATTGTTAGATTCTCTAAGCATTTTGGGCACACTATAATTACTCATTGTAAATAATCTGAGTTATTAGCGTAGTGTTATCGTCAACCAATTTACTCCAGTTTTAGTTAATTTTGTGTGTCACTGTTGCCAAGTTCAAAACACTCCATACCGCAGGATTAAGACCCTATAGTATTAGAAAGAAATCACAACAATCAGCTGATCTCCATGAGTAAACACTTGTCACCGTGAGAAagcaaactcccttttaactagAGAAATGTCCAACAGAACCAGGTTCAAGGACAGGGAGCCATCTGCCACAAATTGTTGGGGAGTGAAAGTTAGGAGTAGTGAGAGATGGGACAAATTTTAGcatttataaatttaaaaaataaaaacaattatacCTAAGAGACAAATACATCTTTCACTTGGCACTTAAGTATCAACTTTTCTGACTGCCAACAACATATAGATCTTTACTTGTGCCTTTACACTTCACTTGCGTTACTCTAAAGTTAACTGATAGTCATACTAAGAATTACTTAtgacatccaagaaaaaaaataaaaataaaataaaataaaaaaagacatgcGGACTGCAGAGGAAACAACAGCGAGATCctatgcagaaataaacatttaaaatgcagtttattGTCAAATTAACCACAAGGTCATTCAGTTCACCTTACCTGAGCTACTTTCAGGGGATAGGTTCCTCTCTTATTCTCAGTAACACTGAGCGGAGGAATAACCCAGtcccttttcctcctcctcagcccTCCACCAGACTTGGGAAATTGCAGAACGGGCACTTGTGGCTCAGCGGCATTCTGGAAGAACATACAGACAGCTTTTTTAGCAAGAGCTTGGATAGAACACCACTCAGAACTTAATTAAACTATGAGGAGGAGCACAGACGTTCTCAGAATgagttttaaattattttcagaCTATGACGGGTCTGTGTCTGTCCAGAGTTAACATCAGTTTCAACATCTTAGCCATGAAGGCCAATGAGGCATTATCGTGTCCTACCAAGCAGGACATGTTGATACTCAAGTTTGTGAATCTGATAAATTATATGTAGCCTCACGAGTTAAGTTGCCATCTGTTGTATCTACTAAAAGTGTCGGAAACAGGCATTTTGCATGTATCGATTCCAAATGTACTTTTCATTCATGCCCCATTAAACGGTGTCTCTAAACCCACCTCTGTGTTGTTAATAGAGTCCACTTCAGTACTGTGATGCTGAATGTTGAAGTTTGTGTGGGCTCCATGGTGGTGCTTTCCACGGTGATGCTCAGGGTGAACGACACTGACTGGAACTGTTATTTTGTGACCATGAGCGTCCCAGGAGTGGATGAAGAAGTTCCGGTGTCCTTTATGAAGAACAACCTCTCTGTTTACCTGgaaggtaaataaataaataaataaataaataaataaataaataaatatataaaaaacaaaacctttaacAGAAATACAACATACATTCGTTAGACTAAGTCCTCACAAATCTTACTTCAATATCTTCTTTTCTAAACTAACCCCAACTTTGCTGTCAGGTCTGTCAACTCTACTTACCGTTAATGTACCATCTGCCTTTACAGTAAAGCGACTGTCATCAGTGCTGAAAAGAATTACTGTGCGCTCTGTGCAGTCAGTGAAGCCCACTGGGAAAGGATAGGAAAGAGTTAATCATTATGAATGTGGTACATATAGTGAAAAATCTGGCAAGTTTTTTGTATTCAAAGAAAAGCGACAGACACCACTCCCTCTTCCTTAACAAAAGCAGCATAAGTGACTGCAAGATGACTAAATGGTTTTTAGCTCTGACAGTAGCAACACTCAGTCAGGTTAACATTATTTACTTTTAACAAAGATGTCAAaaccacacaaccacacacacacacacacacgttttatTTGAAGTACACATTCTCATACAACCATCAACCTCACTTTGACGGTTTAAATtggtaaaaatattaataaaatttgGCGTTTACCTCAGGTTGTCATTTCAAAAAGCAGCAAAATTGCCAGTGCAGAACAGATTTTTTCTGGTTTCCAGTAAAGACaacataactacacaacacCTCACTTCCCACACCCTTCAGGGGACCATGCTTATGAAAATTACATATTGACAACGTAATGTTAATCCATTCTTCATTCCTTTCATTTACTTTAAcacttaacataaattgttacATTTCTGCGATTGGTAATTCATTTTTAGGATACAAGAAAGAAGAGGGGGGATAAACAGCCTTGACTTGAACTAAAACAATTCATAGAATTGTCTAAACCTACGTATTCTTAGACAACAGCCTATTAATATAAAACTATCAAGACATGCAGTCAAACTAAAGCAGTATTGGAAGAGGAAAAGGTTGTATTAATGCATCTGTAATAACCATAGGCCAAGAAAGCTAAAACAATGTTTATATTTTAGTAGGGTTGGAACCATCAATCATTTCGAACCAACTATTCTACCCATTATTCACTGCTCCTTATAGAAGTATTGTGGAGTAAGTGTTTGGTTCACTACAGCCTTTTCTCATTACTGCCTACTCAGCACGACTCAacttgatttttagtttttttaggtTGCAGTACTTTTGGCACCTACTCTAGGGCCCTGTTGGCATCTACTCTTAATGACATTTTACTGAATTGTATTGAAAAAGGACAGAAACGGGCATATGATGCCCAGATATAGATTTCTGCAATATTTTCCTAAATAAACAAGGTAAAGCTGTACATACACAGCGTTTTAATCTGATTATCATAAATTGCTTGTGTCTTAAAAACCCCCATCAAAGTGGGTAATTCAGTATTCAGTAGAGGACATTGATAAAGAAACGAATATTCACGCTAAAGCAAACATGCATAACCAcaacccatttaaaaaaaaaaaaaaaactgtttaagtCTGTTTATAAGAAgcttttaaaaacctttcagttaactgaaatcaaagaaaacagtTCCTTTTTTAGAGTTTCACTTGAATAGCAAAGCCTGTAAAACAGGTTCGGGGATACTGCTCTGACCAGCAGGTAAAAGTAACAGAATCAGAGTGAGAGCAGGCTGAGACATGTTTGGGTTTCAACTAAGAACAATGTGCCCAGCTAATCTGCTGAAGGCCATCTGGGCTGGAGGAGTCCTTTACAACAGCAGAGTTGTTCCATGTAGGGCTGCAACTCAGGTCTAAACCCTCCGACAGTTTCATACAAACAAATCTGTAATGTGAAATGATACTAGACAATAGAAACAAATacccaaaaataatttcatttagatTATGACTAAGAGTAACGCACCATCCAGAAAACATTAACATCCAAATCAAACACGTTTAAAAACACCCATGTACGAGCCTACACTGGGTTGCTCTTACCTTTGCCCAGCCTCATGCCCGGCCTCAGATGTTCCCTGGACACTCTGAAAACCAGCAGCTCTGACTCAAATCCAGGCACACATGTTGGCCTGTTAGCTCTCTCTAGTGCTGACACCTAGGAGAGGAGCAACAGTTTCAGTTAGACGTACAATAAGACTTCAGGCTTATAAGAGTTCGAAACTGAATAactacatgtttttaaaaaaaaataaatcaaaaacttgaaatgttttcagcatTGAAAGGTCAGGATTTTAGGTTTTTCCTTAAACTGAACAACGTGCAGCTTTGAGCTGTTGTTCAGAAAATGCCTTGGCAAAGCATTGCGCTGCTTAATATACACAGTTTAAAcactaaataaagaacaaaataactgTCACTTTAAATACTAATGAAAATGTGTCTAACGCCCCGTGTAATTATATGAATGAATTGAAAGTGTGCCTGTAAGCCAAAtgacttttcatttcattttaaaatcccaAAAACGATATTACTTGGATGATagtcctttttctcttttacattaatgaatctttttaaaaagtgcttctcGATATGTGTAAGCGAAACAGACTGAAGTGAACAAAGCTGAAACCACAACTCTGAACTGGAAATTAACCTGCAGACAACGTCATGAGCGGAATCAGGGCGAGGCTCGCTCACAACCTCGAACTCTTCGAGGCGGAAgggtatgaaaagaaaaagaaagacggCCTAAACCTCCGCGTGTGTTCTGCGGTTTCGACActgttttaaaatacttttttttttttttaaatatttgttgcaGATTGCTCTG
It encodes:
- the LOC113035138 gene encoding B-cadherin-like: MGTALFAVFGALIVVFQVSALERANRPTCVPGFESELLVFRVSREHLRPGMRLGKVGFTDCTERTVILFSTDDSRFTVKADGTLTVNREVVLHKGHRNFFIHSWDAHGHKITVPVSVVHPEHHRGKHHHGAHTNFNIQHHSTEVDSINNTENAAEPQVPVLQFPKSGGGLRRRKRDWVIPPLSVTENKRGTYPLKVAQIRSSDDKKKKLFYSITGPGADLPPVDRFTMDRETGNLYVTQPLDREEIPSYTFEAHAMVDGAGQAEDPMEIIVIVIDQNDNKPYFTVEYNADVAEATAIGTEVVKVEAKDNDEPNTDNSELRYRILNQDPPLPTDNMFEINPITGSIRITGRGLDREKYPQYTLTVQAADMAGEGLTGQTKVILTVTDSNDNAPVFTQSSYTATVDENKKDVVVVRMMVTDEDEPQTPAWNAKFKIVSGDPDGLFTVKTGTNKHEGILSTAKELDFERASKHTLLVSVENEIPFAPGVSVVTSTATVVVNVRDVNEAPIFDPKEILVVKPEDLAVDEAVVQYTASDPDTARKQTVSYKILTDPAGWLNVDKDTGLIKVRASMDREGIFVTNNRYTATIGAYDNDAVPATGTGTLIIQLEDVNDNAPFIEEREIKVCNKDPAPQLLSVTDKDGPEFGPPYSVSLQGMSKTNWTARMNDTKTGIILNLAAELPSGEYSVILTVADKHGLGQDNIITAKVCDCRGTDFTACSGPGRYGAAASNLPLILGILGAILLLALLLLVLLFTKQRKREKKEPLLLDDGVRDNVYYYDEEGGGEDDQDYDLSVLHRGLDNRPDVLRNEVVPNFMPAPQYRPRPANPEEIGNFIEDNLKAADNDPTAPPYDSLLVFDYEGGGSDAGSLSSLNSSSSGDQNYDCLNEWGPRFKKLADMYGGGDDDDML